Below is a window of Zymoseptoria tritici IPO323 chromosome 9, whole genome shotgun sequence DNA.
TCGAGGAGGATCGATCCTGTTTGAGTGGGTCCATTGGCTGCGATTGGTCCGAAGAGCCTGCCTTGGCCTCTCGTCTATAAGCGGCGAGCATCTATGGCTTATCATCCCACGATCCCAACAAAGCTGCATCAATAAGTGGGCTCGGTCGCCCTGAGTGTCTTGGCACCTTGTGAGCCCGCTGCTGTTGCGTCGTGTGGCGTTCAGCAATCTCCAGACGCTTGCGCACGGTAGGTCAAAAGGATGCAGCTGATATGATCCCAGTTCCTGAACGTTGCTCCTCATATGCGAAGAAGTTCAAACTTGAAACTTTTGCGTTCGCACGCTTACAACTGGAACAATGGTACGGATTTTATGTCTCCACGGCACGGGCTCTAGTGGCGCGATCTTTGAGTCGCAGACTGGTATGCATCAGCGAAGACTCCACCTGCTGCATGTTGTTGAGGATCTGACATGCTCGTTTCTGGAAAGCTGCGCTGCGAGCGATGCTTCCGAGCCACTGGGAATGGTTCTTTATCAATGCCGAGCTCGAATGCGGCGCTCATCCTGAGCTTGCGGACTTCTACCCCGGCCCATACTATACGCCAGTCGCCGTACCCACTGTCAAGAGCATTGCACACTTTCACAGTTGGTGCTTGGATCTTGTCGCAGAAGAGGGACCTTTTGATGGTTGCATGGGTTTCAGCGCTGTAGGTCCATCTTTCTGAGCTCGTGCTGAAGAACAGTTTGATTCAAAGTCATCACAGGGTGCATGCCAGCTTCTCGGCTTGATGCTCAAGCTGCAGAAGGATCAACCCTGCCAGCAGCCTCTGTTCCGGTTCTTGATCCTAATAGCTGGTAACATTCCGTTCTCTGGGGACGAACAAGAAGGCATCGATGTCACAGACTGGATCTCATTTCATCGTGAGCCATGTGCAAACCTCGACGAACTCATAGCATTTAACGACTGGGCAAAAGAAAATCCAGATCAACGCCCGGATATCATGGACCCGACAGGCATCCATCCTTCTTTAGTTCCCCTGCTGGAAGAATGTCGCACCGGAGAGTACGCTCGAGATCGGTATCTCACCCGATTCCTGCATCCAGAGGTCTGCAAATTGAGGCTGGATCTGCCCACCGTCCATGTCCACGGCCAAGCAGACCATCTCTATGAGGGGGCGAAAGGCATGGCTGAGTTATGTGCGCCAGCTCAGCGTGAGATCTGCACACACGCGGGAGGGCACGAAATCCCTAGAACCAACAACGACATGCTGCGACTCAAGCGCATGATTGAGAAAGCGGTGATGAGATCGCAAAGCTGAGTTCTCATAGCAAGGTTTCATACGACTCTTGTTGTTGCGTATGCCATCCTCTCAGCTCTCACCGTTGCTCGGGTATTGGAGCCAGTGATCCACCTGCGTTCAGCCGCAGCGACATGGCGTCCGACCGGTGTCTTCAAGTCCCGCGTGTGCCACCATCTGCATATGATCAAGTGGTAGTACAAGTGCTCCACTGGACGCTTATCGAGGTGCAGGTCGGCGGCACACTGCAGATCGGTAATGTCGTCCCATCCTGCAGGACTCCACACGTCTCTGCGTCTACTCCAAGGTCCGAGCGCGGGAGGCTTAGAATTTCAGCTGCTTGAAGACAATGAAGGATTACCCCTCGATTGCATCCTCCACACCCTGCAGTTGCAGCAAAGGTTTAGTGGTGTGAAGGAGCAGCGGCTGAAGTCCGAACGCACGCCCAGCTCCTCGCATCACCTAACCGCTTTTAATCTATTGCGTCAAGCGAAGGATCGCTTTCAAAGTCTCGGAGTCGCATATGCCCGCGAGGCGTATCTGCAGCTGACTGCTGTCCCGCCATGCATCGACCGGTCGACAAAGACCTTCTAAAAGCGCGAGTACAAGTTCAGGAAGCATGCTGCATGTCTGCGATTGTTGGTTTTCTATTGCAATATCCAGAATCCACCCGAGGCTGCAGTCATGCACGATAAAATGAGTCCAGGAATGGTGAGCGTGGATAAAGCGTCCACGCCTGCTTTCGCCATTGCAGATGCTGCGCATACCACCAGATCGGACGGCTTCGATGCCTCCGCGGCAGGTGAAGGTTCAAGCAAGCAAATTCCGACATGGCGGTTCGTCCTGCTCAGCGTCAGGTAAGCAGAGACTCATTCTCCACATCGAGGAGCGAATGATGGGCGTGATTGTGTCGCTTCGTACTGACGGAATCTCAGTCTCGGCATTGGCCTCTTCCTCTCATTCATCGACTCCTCCATAGTATCGACTGCAATGTGAGAATTTCAGAATACCGGGCCTCCGCTGTCCCTGACAACCCACAGATTCACCATTGGCACTGAATTCAACGCAGCCACGAGAGTCTTCTGGGTCGCTTCGGCGTACACATTGGCCAACGTTGCATTCGCGCTCCCCTTTACCGCAGTAGCTGATGTCATTGGACGGTTCCGGGCATATCTTCTCGCATCGGTCGTGTACCTGGTGTTCTCGATCGCTTGCGGGTTCGCGCAGACGCTGAATCAACTCGTTGCGTTCCGTGCTCTGCAGGGCTTGGGTGGGTCTGGTCTTTACGCTCTCGGGCAAGTCATCTGGCCAGAGATGATGACAATCAGCCAGAGACGATGGTTGGGCGCGGCTATTGGTGGGATTCTCGCCATAGCGGGAGCGGTAGGGCCTCTGCTGGGAGGAGCCATTACCAGCGGTGCAACTTGGCGATGGTAAGAGATCTTGAATGAGATGGAGTGTGGTGTTCTTGTACTTGACCTGATGCTGTGTAGGATCTTCTGGTTCAAAACTCCAGTCGCTGCTGTCGCGCTGATGCTATTCCTCGTATCATGGCCGAGACAGGCTCGTCACCACGTACGTCGAGCCATACGGACTCTTGACTGGGTGGGCTGTCTACTGCTCATTGGAGCAAGTACACTGCCAACGCTTGCCTTTCAAGAAGCAGGAAGAAAGCCCATCTCGCATGAGGCGCTATTCCTGGCACCGCTAATCATCGGTATCTGCTTGTGGATAGTGCTCGTCGGCTGGGAAATTTACATCGCCAAATCGGAGCGATGCAGCTGGAAGACGGTCCCGATATTCCCGCCAGACCTGATGAGAACCCGCCGATATACTGCGGCAGCGATCAATACCTTGTTCACAGGGTTCGCCTACTACATAGTCGTGTACGCGATACCATTGCGCCTCCAGGGCGTCAATGGAAGAACCCCGGTACAAGCCGGCATCGCTCTAGTCCCGTTGCTAGGCGCTGCAGCAGTCGGTAGCTTCTCGACGGGAGGGTTGTCGTTCAAGAAAGACATGCTAGGCTGGACCTCAATTGCTGGATCTGCACTGATGGCAATTGGTACTGGCTTGCTGACGACTTTGGAGGTCCATGATACTCGTGCTATACCAAAAAGTCTGTACGGCTTTGAGGTGTTTGCCGGTCTTGGTTTCGGACTTGCAGTGGCCTCAGCCAGCATGCTTGCCAACTTCGAATGCGAGCTTGAGCATCACGCTGTTGCGCAGGGCATCGTCTCGCAGGCCCGTGTCTTGGGTGGTTCACTGGGTATTGCTGCAGCTTCGGCCATTCTCGGCCGCGAACTCCGCATACAGGCCAGCATCGCAGTCAGAGAAAGCAAAGATGCTTCATTGTCCGGGACGGCCAGTGACGAGCTGAGCAAAAGCGTTCAGATTGCGTACTCCGACGCTTTTTCCACCACATTACTGGTGGCATGTGTTGTGTGTTGCGTCGCATTTTTCTCAGCGCTTGGTACGTGGGACCGCCACAAGCAGGGCCTGCGAGAACGAAACGCCGCGCAGGAACAGCGAGAAAGCGATCGCATTGAGCGTCTCACCGCGCCCACTCGCGTTGGACCTGGATGACCACGATTAGAAAGTCGGTAGTGTCGGCGAGTGTGATGCGTCCAGTGTATGCACTCGTTGATCTCGCCGAAGAGTACATATTCAAGACGGCAGAGTGAGCGGACAAGCTCCCTTCGTGCCACGAGTCGAGGGTGGATTGTTAGTGCACACCACGTTCGTTGTCTTCCTGAATTTGACAACGCAAACGATGCATAAGAAACTCAAAGACGGCAGCTCCATGGTCCCGCTCAGATCGCACCACGTAACATAGCCACCATTGGCTCGGATCGTGCAGTGTGTGTCGGAGGACGAAAGTGTCATAGTTGCTGGTTTGCTCCTGCGAAGACAATCTTCTTTCTCTGGTGCAGACTTTTCACACCAAGCCACCGGAGTTCGAGACATGCGGTGCAATTCGAGCGGGATCGCGGAGATAGAATGAGGTCTTGTCTGCGCGCGAAGGGGACGCTGAAGATTGGGGGCGCCGGCCTCCGGTCCGCGTGGATCGAGAACTTTAGCTCTGACTGGCTCGCTTACGATCAACGCTAACGGATGTTCGTCTTCTCGCCCCGATGCCAAAAATGAAAAGTCCGAATCCGTGGAGTTTGGATTTAATTGCTGGTGATTGTGATGGGTATTTCTTATCGATAAGAAACATCATTTTCGACTAGAAAACGCCCACACTGGACTATACACTTTTGAACATGATTCAATAACCCTCCTGCGCCCACACCGAGCATCGATATGTGCCGATGGGCGCGTCATTTGGCGGCGTCTCGCGATATTCCAGAGGCAAGGACTCGCTGTTGAAAACGACATAGAAGTAAAAGAAGCAGACACGCAGAAATCGGGTTAACTTTTCCTCTCAATCTTGGTCCTCAGCAAACTCATAATCCGGGTCCAATTGGCCCATCCACAATGTGCAAATACAAACACCACTTCTGGATCTCTCTACCGTCCACGGGCTTCGGGCAAGTGAAGATGTGCACTTGCTCGATCACCCTGATGCCCAACTGCAACTTGTGCTGCGCAAGTAACCACACAACCCCGACCGTGTTGGGTAGCGTCAACGCCGCCAGGCCTTGTGCTTCGCCGGTGCTGAAAGACACACCTGGCCAGGGGCCGGGAAACTGCAAGACAAGTCATTAGCGTTCGCACGTTCCCTGCTGATGGACACGACAAGAACATACCGTCTCCGACACCTCCTCGTCCCTGCCCAAGATCGACTTCATCCCGTCCTGCGAAGCTTCATTGGCGACATCGTGCCGGAAAACATGCTTCAGCCCTCTTGCATCCTCAGGGTTGGCGAACAGCGCTCGCCAGGTCAGAAAAGTCAAGTCCGACCATCTTTTCAGCGGCACGATCGGGGGCTCGACCTGGAATGTAGCAGCCATGTAGTCAGGACTGTAGCTACTCAAAGCTACCATCGCGCCGTCCGATGGATTGAACGACCACACGTATTCTCCTCCGGATGCTTCGTATTCGGGTCCGGTGGGATCAGGACGACTATCCGAGCTTTGTTCCATCATAGCCTCCTTCCGATGAGCGTTGTCGTCGTTGATGTTGAGCGCTTCGAAGCTGGATCGAAGACCGTAGAGGTCGAAACTGCGGTAGTTGTCTAGTCTGTTCCAGCCGTAGGTGGAGATGTCGAGGGCGAGGTCCACCCAGGTTGATTGCTGGACGCGATCGGCCTGGCTGTTCATTATGCAGAGGAGATGGGTGCCGCGGAAGACCATTTTGGCGCAGGGATCTGTGAAACCACAAGGTGGAAGGGTCAGCGGAGGTTCGAGATCATTAGGTGCGAGTACGAGCTGAGCCCTGCTGCCCAGGTCTAAGAGATGGTCTCAGGCTGAGCTGCAGACCTGCTGCCTTTCGATCATACCAAGCTCGTCGGGATTGACATCACCGAGCGTCgcgacggcggcggagagagcGGCAGTCGCCCAGTCGCATTGCATGAAGTCGCGTTTGGTTACGTTTGAGGAGCCAGCAGATAGAGGATCAAGGTACGAGATGGGGAGGCTCGAAGTGTGGGAGGTGAGGTTCGCATCATTGGCTCGTGGGTGGAGTGCTCGTGGTGGTGAATGGGATGGCGAGTTCTGGAGGTATGGCAGGATTGTGAGGATCCACGCACATAGAAGTGCTGTGACTGCGAGTCTTGCTAGCCAGGTGTTttgagagggagaggtaggcatGGTGTATTGTGGAGGTGTTTGAAGGAGGTTTTCGGCGTTGATGCTCGAGAGTGGTAGTCAAACTGGTTGGACCTATCGATGAGCATGTTGGTCGTTCAAATCACACCTGGAGTCTTCAGCGGAAGCGTGAACATTGGCCGTGTTGTCTTCAGGTGATGGCACATGCCTGCCATGCAGACCTGCTCTCATGAGCTCAAGGAAGACCTCACCAGTACCGCACGAGCAGCTGATGTCTTCAACTTGCATGAGTTATGAGACTTTTTGATCGCATTTCTCAGAGGCTTGGGAAGACGAGGGCTTGGAGAAGAGTTGCCAATGAACACAGATCTGCGACGTTACTCCTATGCGAgcctcgtcgtcgaggaaggTCCACAATCATTATTCGATGCATGATGGGACCATGATCAGCTGGCGAGCGGAACACGATGACCGACATGGTGTGAAGTCGTAGATCTCACAGATCAGTGCAGCTTTTCGACAATCGAACGAGCATCGTCTTCGTAGAATTATGAAGCTTCTCCAGCATCCAGCCTCAAGTTTCGTCCCACAGAAGACCACGAAGTAGAAGAGACTTAGTCACGCTCGTGGCGTCCGTTTCCATGCGGCCAGCTGAAGATGGCCATCTTCTCTCACAAGCAGCGGACAATGGACGGAGTCGCGGACATGGCGGAAACCAAAGCAATGCTGACGATACCGGCGGACTGGTGCGGGCTAATGCAGCTCTGTACAGCGATGATCCCTGGAGCTCGCTGGAAGGAACAAGGCGAGTGGCAGAGTTCCGGTCCGTGGATCGCGAGTCGAACATTGCGAATCCCGGCTGACGGGCTGCTGGGTCATCGAAAGAACTTCCAGAATCCTCGAATGGCGTTGACATGTGGTATCTGGTCGTTCGGACCGCTGCAAATCCGATATCTGCTCTGAAGTGTGATAGATTGTGAGGAGGGAATCTGGGTGGGAAGAGAcatggagaggatgatgtAAGGGAGTTTTAGCCAGGGGCAGGGGTCTTGGAGTTACTTCCATTTGTTCGTTCTTTCGCTAATGAGTTCCAATGTAAGATGGCATAAAATGAATCTGATTTGGTCAGACGAATACCTTGCAGTCGATCAGGTCATGTCTGCCTCATTCCAAGCAGTCAAATGTCAACACGATgatcaagaagaagccaTCGCGATGGCTGCAAAGTACCTCTGATCCATCGACTTGGCGAAGGATTCGGGCCATTCGGTCGAACCGGACTGGGGGATCGTTGCGCTCCAAGCTCGGACCACTTCAGCCTCTTCTCTCTCAGTGAATTTGCAAGCGGATTCCAAGCGGGTGGTCCTGGGATTCACTCACAAACGACGTGGCTTCTCACCATAATCTCACCAGCGTGAGGCGTGGCTTGCGTTGGCTCATCTGTCAGCCTGTGGTTCGAGTGGTTCACGCTCTGTTCTGCCTTTTCCTCCGCCCTGGAAAAAGTCAGAGAAACTCCACCGAGACCCATCTCACGGCTTCGGTGGGTTTGCTCCGGGGATGTGGTATCATCCCTGTCGCTGAGATCTGTACTCGTTTCCCGTTTCCCGTTTCCCTGGTCAGACTTCTACTTTGCTACTTCCTCGTCTTATCGCTTGGCTGTCTCTCGCTTCCTGACCCTTTCGTGACCATCGACATACACAAGCGTTCATCGCTATCGACCCACCGCGACCAGTTCTTCCACCAGACTATCAGCCATCGCTACCACTACATCGCCCACAGCCCGCCTCGCTACCACGAAACACTACTATCATCCCATCTTCGAGGGTCCGGCTCCGACCGCTGTAGtcttcgacatcatcaaTTGTGAGCCGCAACGCAAACCTGTCGATCCTCCGCAACTTGCCATGGACAACCTTTAGCACGAGCCGATCTTTTGCCAGAAACGTGGACACGTCCGAGACAATCTGTGATCGCCGTAGGGCGATCCGCACGGAAGATCTTTACCTGAGTTGTAGCGCGCTCCGACCCTGCGACGACCTGTCGTCCTCGGAATACATCTATCGACATATAACCCTCTGCGGCAACATCACTGGAACTGTTGGAAAGGATATCACGCAAAGATGAAAACAgcggagagaagaggaagctTCGCAAGGGCGTTTGATCGGGTGCGTTCGGTGATGAAACGCAAGAGGAATGCGACTTCGCCGGATCTGGCCACACCAATGGAGGCGCCACGGAGAGAGAGCGTGGATTTGGTTTTGAGACCGGCGACTGCGAAAGCTGTTGCAAGAGGAGAACAAACGGAGAGCTCAGCACAGACGTCGGCACCGACCACATCATCGAGCACTCCGAAACGCACCACAATGGACCTACCAATCACGGTCGATCCTGACTACGAGTcggaggaagcgcttctcCCCATGGTCGACAGCCGCTCGGACATCAGAGATCACCACATTCAAGAGCTATTCTCACGACATGGGTCGCACGGGTCACAATTCAGACCACACTACCGGGACCTGTCACCGGACCGGCCTACAAAGATACGACGAGTTGAAAAGCCGATCCGCATCAGAATACACTGGACATGTCACCAATGCGATAGAAACTTCGGCCGCGAGCAGACATGCGTGCAATGCGGACACCAAAGATGCAAGGAATGCCCGAGACAGCCACCAAAGCAAGTGAGGGCAATGCTGGACAGCGCGCGATGCAGCATGGAGCGCGACGAGCGAGAAAGACTCGGCTTGACAtcagacgaggaggaagcagtGGCAGTCCGACCATCCTCAACCGCCAGCTCGCCGGCCATCCTCACTTCACCCATACCCTTCACCTCCGCACCTCTCGACATCGACTCGAGCACAGACGAACAAGAGTCGaccctcgacctctccttctACACCCGCCCACGTTCCGCACTCCGCACCTCTATCCGCTCAACCCGGCAACCTCCAACCGTCATTCACCAAATGTGCCACGAATGCGAAgcacctctcctctccaccaccacctcctgtCCACACTGCAACCACACCCGATGCGAGAACTGTCCCGCTCCAGCATCACccaacaccgccgccgctgcaaCCCAATGGATTGCCGCCCGTCGAGCCCTCACCTCCCGCAGCCTCTCCGCCGACAATGCCCTCGCCGCAACATCACCACCAATGCTCAAAGCCGTCCGCCGCGTGTACCGCAAACCTCGTCAACGCGTACGCTATAATTGCGAGCACTGCGGGACAATGTTCATCGCCGGCGACCCGTGTCGGGAATGCGGACACGAGCGATGTGGGGACTGCCTGAGGGAACCTCCACGTAGGACTGCGACGAGTTTTGACCCCGAATTGTTGGCGTTGGTGAATGCGAGGTTAGCGGCGCATGCGGCGAGTTTGACGCAGCCGGTGGCTTAGATGAGCGAGATTGAGATTGTGTTGTTTGCCATCATTATACCCTTTGCTGTCATTTCCGGAGGAGATACTGCTGGTGCACGACGAAGACTTGAATGTCTATATGATACCATTTTGCTGTTATCTTCAAGACGTATATACATCTATGCTCACGACTACGACATTTGTCGACTTCACCTAATCATCGCCCTTTCACCATTCCCTAGGATCATATTCCACTTTGACAGAGACAGGAGTGGCAAACCGCAACCAACCCAACGCAAGGGCTCACAATCACTGATGAAAAGAGCGAATGCATGTTCACATTTCCGGTCCCGCGTGCAGGAATGAGTTTCAAAGCGGTGTGAGAGGTAAACGCCACCAACGCATGCGAAACGCACGGTAGCGAGGCACGTTTTCGGGCCACGAGGTTGCCATGCTTTGCTTTCCCTCGTTTCGAAATGATGGTGATCTTTGGTTACGACATTATTTTGACTGAGTCACGTGGTAGGACGATGGAAGCGAGGACCTTGCTGCTTGCACTGCTCAAATGCCCTCTCGCCTTGAGGATTCACGACGGTAGTTGTTATCTAAACGGGCCAGCTCCGCGCTCCCCTTCAGTCTTCTGCCCCTCTCGTCCGGAAGATGTGGTTCGAGCGACCGCACACAATACACTTTCCCACCGCGCATATTTAAACTTTCCACTGCTGAGGATCCTCCACTTTCTTCACAGAGAGCTCGGTGATCGATCCACAGTCGGTTGGGCACGTTGGAAACGAAGGAGGGGTTTCCGGTCTGGGCCGTCTTTGGTCTTCCCCAACTTCATTCCATCTCGCCTCGCGACTTGCGAGTCGTCGACCGACAACTCTGGTCAGAGTGCACTCCATGTCTCACCGCACGCCAGCACATCGTCCGAAACATGGCGACATCATGGTTCCCTTCGAAGCTCTGTGCTCCGAAGCGAGGTGGCGAAGTGTCAAGATTGGTTTGGCACCGCTGCTTATCTTGCGCATCACTGATCGAGTTGCGCGATCAAGTCCTAGCGTTGCTGAAATCTCTCACGCACGTGTTCGAGATGCggacggcgatgatggaaTCGGCATTGGCGTCTGCTGACAGACGTGCGTTCGCTCCCGGAGCTTTGGGCTGGGATCGTCGCTGCTGCGCGCTCCACAGCTACGGCTGACGCCGGATGGGAAAAGTCAATTGCTTGCGTAAGCCAGGTGGGGAGGGCAAGAAGTGTAAagttgatgttgttggtggtggaggtttCTCCACCTGTTAATGGGAAAGACTAGGGCGAGAGGAGGGATTGCGGATATTTGCGCTTTCGAggttgttcttcttcttcatggAGATCTCAGATCAGGCCGTTGATGAAAGGGCCATTCACTTCTGAAGTGCTAAACTCTGCTCCGAAGAAGGCAATGCAAAACGGCGGTCATGGCAAGTTGCACTCGACGACACACGTTGTCGGCCTTGCGAGACTCTCGTTGTTGAGCTGCCAACTCTGACCTCACTGTTGATGCATATGCCTTCATTCATTCCTGCCAAAGGTCCTGTGAGCCGTTCCTGTCAGTCGACACACCCGTCCAGCAACTCTACGCGGGCTACCAAGCAATTGATCCATCATCATGGTGAAATAGGACCGAACCCGGATGGACTTTCTGAACCCGGGACTTGGGTCGGTGTGTCCAGCGTCTTGGGATGAAGACTCCGCCTGGTCCGGACGACGTTACGCCATGTTTCCTCCACAACCGTGATCCTACGGCCGCGCGAAGTTCGGAGTTTGCGGTCAACGTCGTGGAACGGATTTTCATCACGGCTTCGGAGGTCGGATCACAGGCCCGACAATCCGCAGGCAGCCCTACCAGGACCCATCGAGATTCGAGGCTGAGGTCAGGGCACACATCATTCTTCACATCGTTGCCGGTCTTGTGAGCGTTGTGTCCGCTGCCAATTGCAGCTGGAAGACGTTGCAGCCCACAGCGGACGCAAAGCCTTCGATTGCTGCCTCGCCAGATTTCACCCAACACCGTGGAAAGTCTCGCCGCAGACCCGGTAATGTCTCAAGCCTCACTAAAGCTCCTGCTCAAGCATATATCCCTCAGTCGGCGACTCCGAGACACAACATTCACCTGGGTCTGACTATCGACCACATTCACCGCCAGGAAGCCATTAATGGCGTTCACAAAATCTCGGAGCATCGTCTATTGTTGCTCTTGTTCTGGACCTGGAGAATAACCACGAAGCGTAGCGCCTCTCGCGGAGAATGCTCCGACCAATGACAAGCTCGGGGAAAGACTTAGGTATGTCTCACAAAAACTCAAAGATGTCTGAGGTTCTGGCTGAGGACTTCCAGACCTTCTGTTGAGTTTGCTATTGCCGCTGAATATGGGAAAAGGTCCAAGGATTATGGTTGTTGCTGCTTGCTATACCGGATTGAGCTGCAAGTGCCGTGAGGAGACGTTAAACTCTGATCGTTTTTCGGGATTTTGAAAGACGTTGGGTTGAGAAGTTGACTTCAGTTGTGTCGGTACCGAAGGGGGTGTCGCAAGCATTGTTCGAATTATCGGGAACCTCACCCATGCCAGATGACTCTGATAACTTCCTGGATTTGCAAATCATGAGGATGGACACTTTGGTGGCCAGCTTCCGAACAAAATGCTGTAATGCCGCCATGTCTCACGGCAACGTTGCTCGATATGGCCCAGTCTGCAATCCAGTTCTCTTCTTGAAGACCCGCCCATGGACAGCAGGTCTGCTCGTCATTGGGACTGGACGTACAGCTGTTCGCAGAGTAAAACCTTCAGTACTTCTGTCTTCGAACCAGCAGAGGAGCGTACTTTCCGATCTTTCTGTTGAGAGAGCTCGATATCCTCGACTTCCTGCGATTGCTGGCGAGCGAGCTGATCACTGGTCCGCGAACGGCTCTCAAGCTTCGCTCGCATCAAGTTCGTGACGAAGATCAGCCATCGTGCCACATCATCAGTGGCTTCTGAAGGTCTATCACAAAGCTGCGATACAATTCCGTGGTCAACCTACCGCACCAGCATGTCATCGCGCAGTCTACCCATTCCTCGATGCATTGCAGCGTCATCTATGATACCCGCCGCCATCTTTGCTTTCACCATGGCTGGCACCAGCGTCCGCACGAGAAGACCTCAACACCGGCTTCAGGATTCAGGAGCTACAACTACTTGGTCACTTGAAATCGAGAACCGTAGGGAACGCCATTGGTACAAGCACCATCTCCGTTACACATTCAACTGCTTGTTACCACCGTCAGCATTCCATGGCGCTCACACAAGCTCGACCTCCAATATAGCAGCTCCAATCACGCATTTCTTACATTCGTTCGCCAACCTGACTGCGACTCACCGCAATTGTCAACGTTCACTGTCACCAGTACCTGCCGATGGCGTGCTCCAGCACCACGAGCCGATTGGCATGAGAATCAGCCATCGTTCTTCTCTGACTCAAAGACCGAGCTCAGGACGGTCGCATCCCAACAGCATCTTCTGCAAAGGGCAAGAAAAGAGGGCAAGAATATGCATTGGTCACGTCCGTGGCGATCAATTTGCGCGAATCGATACGAAGCAAGGATATGACACGATCCCACCAGCGCAAAGTCCGCGTAGCAAACAACATATTCCTTGGATCATTGGCGGCACACGATCACTCGCCCTGCGGTCTTCCAAACCGCATATTGTCGAACTCAAAGCCCGATGATCGGACAAGCTCCGAGCTGCCTGACAGCTCGCCGTGGTTTTTGTTGGAACTAAGCCCCTGCGCTCCATGGTTCACCGAAAGGATACCCTCTGGTAACGCAAAGAATGACTTCACGCACCGGCTTGGCGGGGATGTAAAAATGTGGCAGCCTGGTCATCCCGCTCTGTCTACCTACTTAAGTCACACGATTCCTCCGACTTTTCGACCTTCCACCGCCTCTGAACGGAAGCCCAGCTCGCGACGAACACTTCGCAATACGCTCGAAGCCAACTTGCATCAGAGTGCTCATCAACTCGCGTGAAAGACTTCTCCAATCACCCAAAGATGGACAAAAACATCTGGACCGACAATGCCATCGAGGCTGCCAGGCACGCGGCCGACCAGCACATCAAGGAAGGACTCAGAGTCGCCTACATTCCGGTCGTCTTGCTGCTGGTCGTCTTCCCTCTGATCACCTGGACATTACCTTCTGGTATCAGGAGAGCTCTCGCGAACATCACGCCACGCCTTGTCAATTACACTCTTCTGGTGAGCTGTACGACAGCATTCGTGGTTAGCGGCCTCATACCCGATTTGATGCGGATCCTCATGTACACTGGCTTCCAGTTCGGTCAACGACAAATGCTGCCGCCCGTCCTTCCGAGCTCATGCGAGCTGGCGAGGCAGATCGAGGAGAGAA
It encodes the following:
- a CDS encoding putative major facilitator superfamily transporter (MFS-MDR transporter belonging to the DHA2 subfamily. These type of MFS transporters are implicated in MDR and secretion of fungal secondary metabolites.), whose translation is IGLFLSFIDSSIVSTAIFTIGTEFNAATRVFWVASAYTLANVAFALPFTAVADVIGRFRAYLLASVVYLVFSIACGFAQTLNQLVAFRALQGLGGSGLYALGQVIWPEMMTISQRRWLGAAIGGILAIAGAVGPLLGGAITSGATWRWIFWFKTPVAAVALMLFLVSWPRQARHHVRRAIRTLDWVGCLLLIGASTLPTLAFQEAGRKPISHEALFLAPLIIGICLWIVLVGWEIYIAKSERCSWKTVPIFPPDLMRTRRYTAAAINTLFTGFAYYIVVYAIPLRLQGVNGRTPVQAGIALVPLLGAAAVGSFSTGGLSFKKDMLGWTSIAGSALMAIGTGLLTTLEVHDTRAIPKSLYGFEVFAGLGFGLAVASASMLANFECELEHHAVAQGIVSQARVLGGSLGIAAASAILGRELRIQASIAVRESKDASLSGTASDELSKSVQIAYSDAFSTTLLVACVVCCVAFFSALGTWDRHKQGLRERNAAQEQRESDRIERLTAPTRVGPG